One region of Miscanthus floridulus cultivar M001 chromosome 19, ASM1932011v1, whole genome shotgun sequence genomic DNA includes:
- the LOC136526070 gene encoding uncharacterized protein: MRAKNDNWFAQYLLRIGNGTKKTFGDNYVQLPNDIIVEWRQNSSKNGNKISSEDNPIDNLIEQVFLKLKANCTSADYMRERAILSTTNEHVDAMNAIMIERFRGNEKVYYSFDSVDDDTRNNYPLDFLNSITPNGLPPHELKVTKDCPVILLRNLDPHNGLCNGNRLVIRGFQNNTIDAEIVNGDHARTRIFIPRIPMSPSEDLTLPFKFKRKQFPIRLSFAMTINKAQGQTIPNVGVYLTELVFSHGQLYVAVSSGVSRESTWVLANTNNDVDPTGKSTKNIVFRDVLEM, from the coding sequence ATGCGAGCTAAAAATGATAATTGGTTTGCGCAGTACCTGTTAAGAATTGGAAACGGAACTAaaaaaacatttggtgataattatgTTCAATTGCCTAATGATATCATCGTGGAATGGAGGCAAAATTCCAGTAAGAATGGAAATAaaataagttcagaagacaatccAATTGACAACCTTATCGAACAAGTGTTTCTCAAACTCAAGGCAAATTGTACCTCTGCAGATTATATGCGTGAACGTGCGATTCTTTCTACTACAAATGAGCATGTCGATGCAATGAATGCAATAATGATCGAGAGGTTTCGTGGAAATGAGAAGGTATACTATAGTTTCGACTCTGTGGATGATGATACAAGGAATAATTATCCTCTTGATTTTCTAAATTCTATTACACCTAATGGGTTGCCTCCTCATGAGCTTAAGGTTACAAAAGACTGCCCTGTTATCCTACTACGTAATCTTGATCCTCATAACGGTCTTTGCAATGGCAATAGGTTGGTCATTAGAGGATTTCAGAACAATACAATTGATGCTGAAATAGTTAATGGAGATCATGCAAGAACCAGAATATTCATACCAAGGATTCCCATGTCCCCCTCCGAAGACCTTACATTGCCATTCAAGTTCAAGCGAAAACAGTTCCCAATAAGATTAAGTTTTGCAATGACAAtaaataaagcccaaggtcagACCATACCAAATGTTGGTGTTTATCTCACTGAACTAGTTTTCTCCCATGGCCAGTTGTATGTAGCAGTGTCAAGTGGTGTTTCTCGTGAGAGTACGTGGGTTTTGGCCAACACAAATAATGATGTCGATCCCACTGGAAAGAGCACAAAAAATATTGTCTTCAGAGATGTATTAGAGATGTGA